CTCTGTGTCCAAGACAAAGGAATGCCAAGGTGGAAGATCTTTGGAGTCTGACCAACTTCTTTGGATTTGCAACTGAAACGTTTGTTTTGGCTGTCAACATTCTGGACAGATTCTTGGCTCTTATGAAGGTATGAGTGTGGCTCTTgattcagcagcagctccgAGGTCTCCTTTGTGAACCTGCAGTTGAGTGCAGTTCCTTTCACCCCTAAGGACAAGTAGCAGCTTGATTTACTTCCTCTAATAACTCTGTAACCATCACCACGCAGGTGTCTGAGACAGAAGGAATTAAGGGAAACAAGCCAGGAAGTGTTAGAGGCTGTCTCTGGGCGCTGAGCTAAAGCTTAGCTTAGCCTTGGGACCGACACCAAGTGATCATTTCCTGCGTGGTTGTGCTGCTTTAAGGCAGGAAGCTTGGACCGAAAGCAGTTCCTCATTATTAGATCAGCAGAGAAAACGAAGTTGCATCACTTCTCTGGTCGGGCTGGCCTTGAAGTGGCACGGAATGTACAGCGGTagaggggagaggagagcaggggcAGGAACAAGCTGTGGAGGGATGGGGCTGCCCAGAACAGGCTCAGACTGGATTTGTGTGGGCTGGGCGAGCACTGCCGCTCGGAGGAGCAGGGAATTGCAGTTCCCACCGCGATGTATTTGTGTCCCGGTGAGGAACAACCTGAGGAGAGGCTGCTCAGCTGTGGGACTTGACTTCCTCAGCCCCAGTGGCGTTTGCTCCAGCTCAAGTGAGGGGACTGCTtatggctggggcaggagcaggagctggccaGCACGGGGTTTGGTGGAGATGATTCCAAACACACTTGGTGATGCACTCATGGCTCTTCCTGTGGTTTTCAGGTGAAACCCAAGCATTTGTCTTGCATTGGAGTTTGCTGCATGCAGCTGGCCGCCCGTGTGGTGGAGGAGGAATGCAACATCCCATCTGCTCACGAGATCATCCGCATCAGCCAATGTAAATGCACTGTGTCCGACCTGAAACGGATGGAAAAGATAATTTCAGAAAAGTTGCACTTTGAATTTAAAGCTACTACTGCCTTAACCTTCTTGCACTTGTACCATACTATTGTACTCTGTCATACCTCAGAAAGGTGAGCTGGTGGTGTTTGCTGAGCCCCTGTTAATCCTCTCTGAGATGATTGCAGCCTTGGCTGTAGAGGAGGCAGCTCCTCAGTTCTTGCTTCCTGGTGAGGGAATGCTTGTTCATGCAGACCCTTCCTTCTTCTCTTGGATGTCTCACAGGAAAGAAGTGTTGAATCTGGACAAGTTGGAAGCACAGCTAAAAGCTTGCAACTGCCGTCTGGTGTTCTCTAAAGCAAAAGTGAGTAGAAGCAGTTGCTTGTAGCTGCTGAATGGGTTTGTGGTGGCTGTGGTGCTGAGTGCTGTTTCCTGGTCCTTTCAGCCATCTGTCCTGGCCTTGTGCCTTCTCACTCTGGAAGTTCAGACTCTGAAATCTGTTGAGCTCTTGGAGATCCTTCTGCGTGTTCAAAAGCATTCGAAGGTGAGTGTTCTCAGCGGGTTGTTTGGGCTGACATTGTTAATGATGGGTGATGTTGCGTTTAGGGTCCCTTAAATGCATCCCTAAATGTGTCTTTACAGGGTCTGTTTGGCTGaaagaagcaattaaaaataagcTTAAATGTATAAAATCAGAGGAACTGCTGACCCAGTGTGTATTCAATGCATGCTTTAACAGGCAGCTGATGGAACTTCTACAGCTCTGGCTGTGTGGTCTGGGGAAACTTCCAGTCTGTTCTGGGACTGCTGGGCTGCTTATTCTTTTTGCCTGAATAATTAAACCTGGgggtattattattattatcatcatcaccatcacctGAGGGTTTTCTCCCTGGATGGAGGTCAGGCACTGAACAGGTTTCccccccagggaatgggcacagcatgagcctggcacagctcaaggagcatttggacaatgcccttGGGTACAGGGTGGAATTGGTGGGtttgtcctgtgcagggtcaggagtTGAACTCCATGATGCTTGTGGATTTCTTCTAGCTCAGGATATCCTATGAACTAAAATGGGATTCATGGCCTCTAGCTGTGTGCTGCCTCCCTTGATGGCCTAGAAGCAGCTTTTCACTCTTGCAGTCAGATGGAACAACCCCAGTTTCTTAAGGGATACAAGCAGTTCCTTAAAgtactatattattctattttaaaatggtggtttaaagttttttcttctgttttaaagCAGTTTAAACAACTTCACTTCGatttgaaaatggaattttaaaaaacttttattccattttaaaatagaataacctttgtttcatttttcctttggaagcaATAAAGAAAATGGTAACAAGGACTGACAGGCAAACTGTCAGCCTAACTCCACCTTGAGCAGGGACTTGTCTGGAAGGTGTGTAGGAGTTGGTAGCTCACCTTTAAAAGCAACTTTGACAAAGGTCTCACAGTTATGACTCACTTCTGTTTGACTGATATTTTTTCCCAAGAAGGTAAAATGGAGGCAGGAGTTATCCTTAGAGCCTGTATGTTATGGACTAACTAACttctgggttttgggtttttattttcagataagTGATAGTGACCTACTTTACTGGAGGGAGCTGGTCTCTAAATGCCTGGCAGATTATTCTTCTCCTGAATGCTGCAAGCCTGATCACAAAAAACTGGTTTGGATTGTTTCGAGGCGCACAGCCCAAAACCTACAGAACAGTTACTACAGTGTTCCTGAGCTGCCAACGATCCCAGAGGGTGCATGTTTCAATGGAAGTGAGAGGTGGGTAACTCTTGGCTGCTTCATTTGTGGGGAATTCTTCTTTCCTCTATATAACTAGAGAGGAATTAGTTGCTGCTGCTTGGGAAATAACAAAGTGCTAGCTCTGACAGTATTGCTGGGCTTGGAATATGCCTTCAGCACATGGAGGGAAGGGGGAGATGTCATTGTTCAGAGCTTCTTGGCCGGCCGGGTGGGGGGAGGCACTGTTGGGTTTCAGGAAGGCTTGCAAAGGTTTTCAGTCCCCAGAAGGAATTGATGCTTGCTGCCTGGAAAACTGGCTGCTTGCTCGGTAGGGGGGTGTTGGCATCAGGAGGATTGTGCCTTGTTAGGATTTCAGCTTTAGGAGCCCTAAGGAGCTTTAGGCTGAGCAGCATTTATTTAGATGCAGGATGTTGCTGCTAGCAACACAAAGTGTGCAAGAAACGCCAGGATTGAGGAGTGCTTTGCCACTTtgcaggggctgtgctttgTTAAAATTACCTTTCCCACTGTTCCTTCTAGTGAAGACTCCTGTGAAGACATGAGCAGCGGGGAAGAAAGCCTTAGCAGCTCTCCTCCGAGTGATCTGGAAGGCACCTTCTTCTTTGAACTCAAACCTAAACCCAAGTGGCAAACTCTCAGCTGTGGCTCTTAGCACTGAGTCTGGATTGTATTAGGCTGAAGTGTTGAATGCACCATAGAGTCTTTTGGCAATAATAAATGAGGTGGTGATCTGTAAACTGTATTAAGGCAAAACTTGCTGTGGTATATCAATGCTTTGAATGCCTgccttggttttttgttgttgtaattttaaggaattaaaaaaaaaaaaaaagtaattcaggTCCCCagatcagcaaaaaaaaaaaaaaaaaaaaaagttgttgtACAGTTCTGTTGTCAACAGCCATGAATGTAGTTCTGTACCTGGTGGTCCAAAACCCTCAGCAGCTCAACACCTGAGCTGATTTCAGGGTCTTGTCTGAGAAGGATGGAGCAAGAGTGAGAAGCTTTCCTGAAGGTTAAATGGGAAGCACTTGGTTGATGGAAGAAACTTGCTCCATGGGTTCAGTCAAGCAAGGGAGGGGCCCAAGAGGAACTGTGCAGGTGTTGTCCTGGGATGTTCTCGGGATTCCACATGACAGAATCCCAAGCTTGGCTTGATTTCAGTGTTGACCCTGCTTGGAGCAGGAGATTGGATTGCAGTCCCTCTCAAGGGCACCTCCACTCCTTCTGGGAGTGGTGTCCTGGGGTTAGATCCAAGTGGCTGGGTGGGTTACATGGAGCATGTATATGTGTACATAGTGCCAGGCTGGAATGGTTTACTCTCCAGTGGGCCCAACACTgaaactgcttttccttttcagcagGGTCTTGAGTTGTGTGCTCCAAGTAGCAATTTTTGAAGCTTGGCTTTTATAAACTTCAGGGATCCCTATTTCACACCAGGAGTATGTGTGGTAAGCAGGAGGTTTCTAGTCAATATAGTTTTCACTTTGAGGTAGTATAAATTGTGTGGCCAGGAGTAATTCCATGTTTTCTTTAGTACGGATGTTTTTACACTGAAATTCACATAGTATACTTCAGTGTGTTTGAAATCCTAACATGTCAATCCATGCTATTAGCTTAGACTTCTTAACTTGGTAAGCCTTGCTAAGTCTACATTCCTTTGAATATTTAACCCTTGTAGTTGTTTTTCAGTATATTCATGTTATTGATTGAGTCATAATCAGACTTGTTTGCATGCTGATGTAAAGCAGTTAGTGCAGGAGAAGTGGAAATTATGCAGTTAAATATCAGGTAAATGTGATGGTGAAGTAGTTAATGTAATGGTTTTTCTTCTGAACTTTGTTATCAAAGCACAAGTTCCAGTCTAATTGTGTTTCTCCCTGGTGAGGACATGGCTAAAGCAGACTAAAGTAGCTCAGAGTAACGGTGTGAGGTGTGGTGGTGCCAAAGTAGAAATGAAGGAGCAAACAAGCTAAAAGCTGTTTCCTAGATGCCAGCGTTGCTTTAGAAAGGTAAGAGTGATGCTGTAAGTCCATAACTGTTATGTGGTTTCAGTTTtctaaaaacacacaaaagttTACAAAAAGTGTAtatgaaaatgtaaattaaaaaaaatgtacagaaaaaaaatttaaaacaaaaaaagagcagaaaatactgtatttttttacaTTGTATGTAACTTTTTGTAGGTCTGTGGCATGTAGATAGTAATTTATTGTGTACTCTGTATGATACAAATAATGTACCTCTGAAGACTTCTTGCTGCAAGCCTCTGCTCACTTCAGGAGTGCTTGGGTAAGGAACATACTGAGTCTTGTTTCAGTtgagaacaaaaataaaccaagtGCTCTGTTTGTTACCTGCTGTGGCAGTCGGTTCCTTGAAGCTTTTGgcttcgtttttttttttttttttttgtgctgtgcagggtgtgtgATCCCACAGCTGGGTTCCAGCTTTCCCAGGAGTTGTGGCAAGAACAAGGGGAGACTGCACAACACTGGATGGAAATCTCACCTCAGCATGAGGTATCCCGTGCTCACTGGCACATCCAGAGCTCCTGCCATGGGTTAAGGGTCATTCCAGCTCTGGGTTCTGCAGGAGTTGtccttgctgctgtttttttgtGGTGCAGCCTGGTCACCACACCTGGAGGTGCCACTTGGGTCCCCTCAGCACGGCACCCTCCTGGCTCGGGAGTCGGCTGGAGCGCGTGCACAGCGTGGGTGAGCTCAGGCCAGGGTGGGAAGCCACGGGCTGTGTCCTGGGCTTGCACAGCTTGGGTGTGCCATCCAGCCCCTTTCACATCTGTTCCATGTGGAGAAATGGGCTTGGGAGAAGGTTGTGGGCTTCACTTCTGTGGCTGGAATGATGGAGGCTCAACTTTGATTCTGCCAGGGCAGGTGGCTGTGGATCTCCCCAAGGAGGTTTGCCTGGCTTCCCCCAGAGAGCAGGGATTTTGGTGGTTGGCTTGTTTTGTAATAGCAGAGGTGTGCATGGCTTGTAGGTGCTGTTTGGGGCTTGTAGTCACAGGGGTTTAAATGCCTGCTCATTTTCATAACTGCTCTGTCAGTAAGACTGGTTTGGGTGAGGGCTGAGAGGGCTCAAAGGCAATGGTTTTGTGGGGAAGCCATCCCCTGAAATAACTCCTGCCTGTGTCCACTTCCTGGGATGTtgcttcctgtgctgctgaaccTATTGGAAGCATAATGCTGAAAGTTCACACAGGTTTCTGAGAGCATCTTGAAATGtcatcctgctgctctcctctggcTGGACTGGGCCACAAGGGATCTGTAGTGGAAGCACTTCTGTTCCTGGTGAGTTGTCATTgcataattaaataattataacAATGGCCTTTTAAACAGGAAACTTGACTTCCCCACCACTTGATGACATATGACAAGTGACACTCAGCAATAAAGTGTTCAGAATAAATCAGTGCATTCAGACCCTGGTCCTTAACAgctccccttttttttcctgatggaaTAAGGAGGATATTCCTGCCAGAGCTTAGAGCACTCTGAATTTAGAGCAGCATGCACTAAAGAGCTCTCTTTGGCTCTCTCTAGGCCATCTTTTTGCTTGGACTAACAGGTAAGTGAGTTATTCTTGTGATCCCACTTGGCTGTCAGGGCTTTGGAGCTCAGCAAAATGGGAATCAGTAAATGCTTGGCACATATATAGTGTTATTTATCTTAAAATACATGTTGCAGCTGTGGGGTGTCACATGGCTACGCTTTGTGGTGTAAGCCTGTGGCTGGTGTAGTGCATCTCCTGAAAGCAGAAAGTTGCCATAACAACTGAATGAAATCAATTAGAGTAATAAGCAATTAAAATCTCATCCTTAATGTTGCATAAACATAGCATTTCGCTCATGAATTATTAGTGCTCTTGCCTCTAGACCTGTACATTCTGGTTCTGATTTGCAATCTCAACCATTTTTGAATTAATGAAGCATTTAATTTCTCCTTCAAAGAGTGCtggtaggttttttttttggccatGGCAAGTAGGTGGTTCATCAGGGACGTGAACACTGTTAAACTCCTAAATGGAGGAAGCATTTGTGATGGGATTTCTGGAGTGCTCAGCACTGGCTTTGTTTCCACCCAGTGAAGTCAAGAAGGAGAAGAGTAGCCTGTGGTCTAGGGAAATTTAGGTCCTGGGCCtatgtggagggatagaatgtaagaaaataaagatagtgcagaaggcagtctcaccctgaggagttgcagctgtaccgATCACCAAAGatcaggaacaggcctgcccttaacaggccacagctgtgtccagtaagaagatgagtgctacaaaagggtgggttagctgggtgaggggAGAGCTGGAGTTGGTTGGCTGTGCTGAGAAGGAGGAGCCAGTGCtgcgaggaggaggagctgtCTGTGAGAAACCAcagagaaggtatgggactttTGCAATATGATGACAACAGGCCTAGGAAGACAAAGGCAGATCCTTCTTCTGTTCCCCACTTCCTTCTTGACCTTCTCTGTATTCCTGAGCCTCTTGCTTCCTTTGTTCCCTTTGTAGAACAAAGCCAGGAATAGCTCCTTGCTGTAGTGCTCAGTTGTCAAGGATAAATCAGCTTAAACCAGGGAGTGGCAGAGCTGTTGTGGAAAGGTGTGAGGGCCTGTGGGGAAGCAGGGTTTGCTGACTGTTGGCTTTGCAAGGGCCTGTAGGCTTGTTCTGCAAGAATTTTGTGTAGCTGGGGGTCAAATGTTTCAAAGGTAAGAGTGCAGTTTATAATCCAGAGTCTCCAAGGAACTTAGGAAAACATGTCTATTTAGACCACTAGCTAAATAGTGGTCCTGTCATGTGCAGTGGCTGAGTCAGGGATTTAGGAAGCCTTTGACATCCAGAGCTCAATTATTAACTGGTAGGGAGCAAAAGCACTGGAGGTGATCCCTGGCTTTCTCCTGGCAGGATGACAGAAGCCAAGGCCAGTGGTCTGAGGGTTTGTGCCACAGATGATCTGAAGGTGGGTGTGGtgtctgtgccagctccttgcCCAAGATACTGGCACAGTGTGCATCCACAGGTTATCTGTGTGGTGCCTTGTGCTTTCCTCAGCTTTTATTGTTCCATTGAATGTAATCTTGCTGCTTTTATCCTGCCTGGGCAATCAGGAAAGGGCCCACACTGAGTGCTGTAAATGCAGCGTGAGCTGAGAAATTAAACAGGGCCTCCTTGAaggaatttgggtttttttctggtccCGGGATGTGCACTTGGACTGTTTACCTCCACAGCCTCCAACTGGCACTGGAATAGCTGGTGAAGTATTCTTACAAGCCCAGGCTGGGATTCACTCCTGCGCTGTCTGATTCCCTGTTTTCAGCATGTTTTCTTTAACCCCAAGCAGGTGATGATGTGTTCTCCTCTGatccatgtgcagggacactctGTGGCTCCTAGTGCCTGTGAAAACACTGATTTCTGCTCCAGAGGGAAAAACCTGTGCACTTACTGTGCCAGGCAGTGAGGAGGGCACAGTCATAGGACGTGTCCAGTGCTTTTTCCATAGTTAGCTGAGCGCTGGGCAGCTGTTGCAGCTGTTAACCAGTGTGTAATTCTCAATGTAAGAGATTGGGATGCTTTGGATTTCAGTGGGAAGCAGCTGAAGGCTTGCTTGACTGTCAAATAAAGTCCTATTTAGGCTGTATTGAGGTACATTTTAGTGGTGTTCATCTGGAAATGTGCAGTACTGCCACACTTGTTGGGGAGAGACTTGGTGGAGATTTCACTGACTGCCTTACTATGTTAAACAGCCTTTGCCCACAGTTGCCATGGAAGCCTTGCCTTCTGTCTGCCCTTGGGATTCATCCCTGAACAAAAGGTCCACCTGGAGTCACAGGGCTGCACTCTTCCTATAAAGCCTTGCCTCCTCAGAGGCTgagagccctgctggctctgctcatAAATCATTTTCTGCTTCGCTGGGGTCAAAGCTTTTATGTTACTCTTCCTTCAGATCCTCCCAGGCCCATCTTTCAGATGCTGCAGCGTGTGGGGCATTTCAGCCTGCACTGGCCATGGCTCGATATTGCTGCTCTGGGATCAGTTTATATCTTTTGACAGCAGGGAACAACTTATTTTAATAGGCAGTAGTAGGTGACAGTGCTCTGTCAGCCCTCAACTGATGCCCTGAGTGCCTTGTTACATAAAAGGCAGATAAAATGCTTTGTGAAATGTCTTGCTTCTTGGGGGTGTTGGGTCCTCAGCCCTGAGGATCAAAGTCCTTTTTCAAGTGGCTGACATCAGCATGCACTTTGTGTCCTTCCTCTTGTCCCTGCCTCAAACCCAGCCTCAAGAGAAGTGTGTGTCTGCCGTGGAAATTCACCCAGCTCGATGAAGCTGCTTTCCCACCAGCTTGGAAATCCCCTCACACCTGCATGCCAAGTTGGGCCTGGTCATTTGCCAGGCTCAGTCTAGGGCTGTCACCTTGGCTGTGGaacagggaagggctggattAGTCCTTCTGTTGTTGTGTCACTCAGGGATAGCAGGATTCACTTTTTCTGGAAAGGCTGAGGTAAGGAACTACACAGGCAGGCTTTTGCCACAGATCTTTCAACACATTCACACTAAATCTTTAATCTGGACCACATCCAttctgtgctccagctgccagtCCGCCTCCTGGGATCCTGGAAACACCTTGTCCAGGCTGGCAGGTCACCTGTCACCTCCACCAGTAACCTGGACTGGAGTCCAGTTGTACAATTGCAGTTGGAGCAGGGATTGCTCCTCCAACAAGATGTCTGCAGGTATGGAATTCCTTGATAAGTGCTGCTCAGCTAAGACTGATGAAGTTCCCAGCAGAGGGCATTTAGGAAGGCTGTTTGGATGGCCAGACTGGAGCAccatttttcctgctgtgtgcaGAGAGGGTGATGCTTCCAGTCACTGCACACCTCCACCTAGCTCTACTTTCTGAAGAGATTTATGAGCTCCAAAATTCATGTCTTGCACATCTTCCCTTATCCCAAAGGGAAGGCTTTGGATGTAAAATACCTAATCAACACCTGAGTTTTGCAAATGGTAGCTTGAGCAAGTTCTCTTTAGTAACAAGTTTTTGgaaacaagcaagcaaagctGTCCTGTCTTCCTGTGAAATGAAAACGAAGTCAGAATGCTCCTGAACTTCAGGAAATCTGAAATTCAAATCTGCACTTGTAGCTTGGGCCTGTGTCTTGATTTCCATTTCAGAAGTGGAAATACCCTGCTGTAGATTGAGCCAGGAGTAATTGGCCAGACCTTGTGTCTTAACAGAAAGTTTTGAGCAGACAAGATAGAAGGAAAGATCACAGAGTGTGAGATGGGGGATCTCTGACCATTTTATCTCTAGTCACAAGCATTTTTAGAGCTGACTGGCAGTGCTAGTTGTACGTGCAGGGAGGAGGATCTGGGCTGGAGCATGATTTCCAGGTAATGGGGGATTAGGAGAAGCCACCTCCTATGCCTTACCAAAGGCAGAGAAAGATAGATTCTCTGAGTGTAGGATTTTATCATTTAAAGGCCTGAAAATAAACTATTCCAAACACATTTGGAAGGGTACCTGAGCGTGATGGCTTCTTTGAACCTTGTGAGAGCATTTCCATGCCCTCCTGGGGAAAAGGAACCTCCCTGCCAGAAAAATCATCTGGGACAGAGATTTTCAAGTGCAGCCTGCAGGGTGCTGGAGGCTTGACAAGCCTCTACGTGCAGCCTGTCAGGGGATTTGTTTTAAACCAAGGAATTGTGTTTATCTGGGGTATTTATGGCACTCTGTGTGAGGGAGATGTGGCCCAGGCCTGGCCACATCCCCCCTGATGGATAGGGGGGCTGTCAATGGGGCTAATCCTGTGGGAGGGCTTTTCCTAGCAAGAACCTGCTACAGCTTTCTTTAGGTGTGAGTAAGGGCAGGTTGAATCTTTCTCAGTGCCTACTGAGAGTTGTAATGATATTTCTGAACTCTGTTTCTGGCTGCATCTGTCCTGGGGAACTGCCCCAAAGTGGCTGGAATAGTGAGGAACCCCCTCTTTTGCAGTGTGCATCTTGTTTATAACAGTTAAAAACAAGCTTGGAGCTGCATCTTTTGTGTGCAAATAGGAACAACTCAAAAAATctggctgcagagccccttCAGCCTTCAGGGCTGTGTAAAATGGGTCACTGGAAGTGtggaagcagaaagaaaggaaagtaaAGCCTGTTAATCCTGGGGTTTTTGGCTCCTTGGGCACAAATTTAATGTTAAACTGCTTTCTGACTTCAGGGATTGGCATGTGCTGAAAAGCTTTGCTACAAAGAGGGGAGAGAGCAGCAAGGCAGAAATGAAAGGGTACTCCTGTGCCTCTGAAAGCAGCAGTGATTTAGTGATTTTACTAAAACATTTGAGAAGGCATGGCAGAAACCTCTAGGAAAGGACTCTGAGGCTAAAATGTCAGTAACTTGTCTTCTCATTAGCTCAA
This sequence is a window from Melospiza georgiana isolate bMelGeo1 chromosome 5, bMelGeo1.pri, whole genome shotgun sequence. Protein-coding genes within it:
- the CCNG2 gene encoding cyclin-G2; this encodes MSSEALWLFKQLNLHLELEGRFQPREKGLSLIEGAAENENTLCPRQRNAKVEDLWSLTNFFGFATETFVLAVNILDRFLALMKVKPKHLSCIGVCCMQLAARVVEEECNIPSAHEIIRISQCKCTVSDLKRMEKIISEKLHFEFKATTALTFLHLYHTIVLCHTSERKEVLNLDKLEAQLKACNCRLVFSKAKPSVLALCLLTLEVQTLKSVELLEILLRVQKHSKISDSDLLYWRELVSKCLADYSSPECCKPDHKKLVWIVSRRTAQNLQNSYYSVPELPTIPEGACFNGSESEDSCEDMSSGEESLSSSPPSDLEGTFFFELKPKPKWQTLSCGS